The genomic window GATCCAGAGGTGTAGATGCaggtttggagccaagcaaacCTGAGTCATTGAGCAGATCAAGACAGTATTTCCTCTGAGAAATGCTGATGCCTTCTTTAGAATGAGCAACTTCTAATCCAAGAAAGTACTTCACAACTCCCAAATCCTTGATTTTGAAGTTGTGATCCAGAATAGTTTTGATTCTATCTATCTCTTGCATATTAGTGCCAGCCAATAtcacatcatcaacatatataagTAATGCAGTGAAGTTGTTTTGTTGACTGAGTGTGAATAATGAATAATCAGAGGTGGATTGTGTATATCCCTCCCTGACTAACAAAGATGTAAGCTTTTCATACCACTTTCTGCTggcttgtttcaagccatacaaaCTCTTGAGCAGCTTACATACTTGGTTAGGCTTAGTGCACTGAACACCATCTGGTATTTGCATATAAACATTCTCCTGTAAATCTCCATGCAAGAAGGCATTATTGACATCCAACTGATGTAAGAACCACCCTTTAATAGATGCAATGGCAAGAAGCATTCTAACTGTAGTGAGTTTAGCAACAGGTGAGAAAGTGTCAAAGAAATCAAGACCTTCTACCTGGTTATAGCCTTTAGCTACAAGTCTGGCCTTGTATCTCTCTATGGTGCCATCAGACTTGTGCTTAATTTTGTAAACCCACTTGTTACCAATTGGCTTAACATTAGGTGGTAAATCTACAATCTTCCAAGTGCCAGTACGAGCCAATGCCTCAAGCTCAGAATTCATAGCTTGTATCCAATGTTCTGATTTACAAGCTTCAGTATAGGTTTTAGGTTATGTGTGTTGTGTGAGAGACATTGTGTAGACACTATGTGAAGAAGACAAATGATCTAAAGAATGAAATGAGGAGATAGGATAGAGAATACCTGGAGATGATGGCTGTGTGGATGAATCTGAAGAACTGCATACATAATCAGACAGATAGGAAGGTTTATGCTTTATCCTGTCAGGCCTAACCAATGGTGAAGTAGCAGTTGGTGTAGAGTTAGGTAAATTATGTTGTTGGTCAGGTGTGTTAGGAGGTGAGTCATTTGGTGGTGTAATGGCAGAAGTGTCAAAGTATTGAGTTGAATTATCTGGTGAGGGAGTGATGGAATCACTGTCAAGGATTGAATGGTAATGCCAATGGTTTTTGGAATTGTTGGTGGTATAAGgtaaaatatgatcaaaatgtTTGACATTTCTTGAAATGAAAATGTCTCTGGATTCAAGATCAAAAAGGATGGTGCCTTTGACACCTTGCTTGTAGCCTAAGAAAATGCATTTTCTACCCCTTGGTGATAGTTTTGTTCTATTAGCAGTTAAAGTAGATGCATATGCAAGAGAACCAAATACTTTCAAATCATTTAAATCAGGTAAAGATTGATGCAACATTTCATATGGTGATTTATTTTCAAGTACAAGTGTGGGAATTCTATTAATGATGTATGCAGCATGTAATACAGCATAAGACCAGAAATTTTTAGGCAAATTTGACTGATATAAAAGAGCTCTACCAATGTTCAAAAGATGTTGATGTTTCCTCTCCACTctaccattttgttgtggagatTCTACACAACTTGTTTGATGTAAAATGCCATTAGAAGAGTAGTAATCATGCATTAGAAACTCAGGTCCATTATCagacctaacaattttgacttGGTGATTATATTGAGTTTTTATCATTTTGAGTAAAGTTACTATATGAGTTCTAGTTTCAGCTTTAGATTTCATTAAGATAATCCATGTAAATCTGCTATAATCATCTACAGCAGTTAGAAAATATGAATAACCATGAACAGATTTTATTGATATAGGGCCCCAAATGTCAAAATGAATTACATCATAAGCAGCAACTGCTTTATTAAAACTATTACCATAAGGCAATTTCTTAAACCTAGCAAGGTGACAAATGTCACATATTCCTTTATGATCTGCTATTACATAAGGGAACTTATTTTTCATACTAACAAGTCTATGATGGGAGGGGTGCCCTAATCTAAAATGCCATATAGCTGTTTTGGGAATGGTGGCATGGTTAGAACCATCAATGGAAGCAACATGAGCCAATCTATCTGTGAGTTTAAGGTGATACAGGCCTTCATGCTCATCACCAGAACCAATCATCTTCAAGCACTTCTTGTCCTGAATGACACATTGTGAACCAGTGAAATTAACAATGTAATTAGATGAACTACAAAGTTTGGACACAGCaattaaattgattgaaaaagCAGGCACATATAGAACATCATGAATGactaattttgaagaaaaattaacaatacCAGAATATTTGGCAATTGCAAAATTTCCATTAGGCAATTTAATGTGAATAGGATTGATTTCAATATATGATTGAAACCAAGATAATGAGTTGCATATGTGGTGACTAGCAcctgaatcaatgatccaagtGCCAAGAACACATGCATTATGAGAAGAAAGATGAATACCTTTGTGAATCACTGATGAATGATCAGTGATGATGGAAGAACCAACCTGATTGGAGCTTGCAGAACCAACATTGGATGCAAGATTAGAATTCTGAAGGAGAGTCATGAGCTTATCATACTGATCTTGAGAGAGTGATGGAGGAGTAGGAGCAACATTAGAATCAACACTACCTCCCTCAGCTGCAACATTATGAGCAGATGAAAACTTCTTCATGTGTGGTGGTACACCATTCTTTTTGAAGCAATTTTCAACCACATGATTGTCCTTTCCACAGTAAGAACAACTACGAGTAGAAGATTTGGAACTAGAAGAAGGTTTTGCAGATCTTGCAGCATTAACCAAAATCTTAGAATCATCAATTTCAGCAAAGTTACCTTGGCGTTCATGCTGGATAACTAAGGAGAAAACTCGGTTAATTGGAGGAAGAGGCTCCATGATCAAGATCTGTGACCTAACAGTAGAGAAATTCTCATTCAAACCAGTTAGGAAACGAACGGTTTGAAGCAAGATGTGATTTCTACGCGCAGACCTCATAGCTTCGCAAACACAGCGCTGACGGCAAGTGCAAGAAGGAATTGGAAGATACAATTCTAATTCCTCCCAAAGAGTCTTGAGTTCAGAGTAGAAATCAGTTACAGAACGATTATCTTGTTTCAAAGCATAGATTTCTTGTTGAAGTTCAGAGATACGAACCAAATCACCTTGCGAGAAACGTTCACGAAGATCATTCCATATATCAATGGCGTTCTCCATGAATACGACAGATTGAGCAATCGAAGGAGAAATGGAGTTCAAAATCCAAGATGAGATCAGCTGATTGCAACGATGCCAAGCACGATAGGCAGGATCAAAGTCATCGTCCGGCATTGGAAGAGCACCGGTGATGAAATCAAGCTTCATCTTCGCACCGAGCGCACGTTTCATAGAACGTGACCAAGAATGGTAGTTAGCACCGGTGAGAAGAGGAGTAACGATAACAGAGGAAGGTCCATCGCCGGGATGGACATAGTAAGGAGAAGAATTGTCAAGAACTGGATCAGGTTGAGCTCGAACCATGATGAAAAACGGTTACGGCGGCGGAAGAAAACGGTTACGGTGGTGGAAAAACGGTTAGGATCTTGAAGGCGGATGATACCATGTTATGATTTAAGAATAGAGAGGGAATTGAAAGAAAAGATTCTTCATTATTGAATAGAATGAATTGTTCTTACACTAACATCACTTATATACAATCATAGAGGATCTACCATAAGCTAAGCTACACTATCTACATGATAACTTGTgctacaagttagttacaaattGTTAGCTATACAATGTATAATGCAACTTAGGCTTGATCATGAGCATCACTTAACATATACTTTAACAACTAGGATTGTATCTAAAACATCAGAAATTCTTTGATAGGCACAATCACAAATAATACTATTTAGGCACACACAcatcaaagatttttttttaaaatataaatgatttagTCACATCaactattattaattaatttatttatatttaactttttcaaaaatatgtatgtgtgcCCAAGGATATTTGGTTTAGGCTTGTGCCTATGTAAGTGTTACTCCTAAAACATATCTAAAACAGAGTAAAGACGACGATAGTCCTAAATCTTCCAAAATTAAGGTtccacaataatttttttaaagatatattgatattgtcaaacaaaaaaaaaagtgtgtatcatgatacacttttttttttgttcacttACTCCCTCTCCGATTGTGATATTTTAATTGCTCTTAAAGTAAATACTTCCTCTGGTCCTTATTAagagaatttttattttctaagtttattgtaaaactaatatatctagactataatatggtctaaataaattaattttacaatgaacctaaaaagttaaacttctcttataataaggaaTAGAAGGAGTAATTTTCATAATGATAGGCGTTTTCGatgaatggttttttttttcaactttgcCCTCAAGTACCGTTTTAAAGACCTGCATGCATTTTGTTGGGAAAGTACACTGTGGACCTGTGTGAGTGTGAGTTTCTTCTGATCCACACAAGGTTCTATGAAGTAACTTTTTAACTTTTCAATGTGTttgtaatttagtaaatttggcATGTTTGTTGacttctttatttcttttattaatttgtgtGTAAAAACTTTAAACTATAATTATTTTGGGACAGGGTGTACATgatttttttgagattttgacaatttatgtgtattttttagGTATGATTACTGGTGCTGCAATATCAACTGTATTCTTCAATTTGAAACTAAGGCATCCAACACTTGATATACCAATGATTGACTATGATTTAGTGCTTCTTAATCAACCTGTAATCATTCTTGGTATTAGCATAGGGGTTCTTTTAAGTGTAGTTTTTGCTGATTGGATGATCACTGTTCTACTAATTATTATCTTCATAGGTAATTTACTGGATTATTTAAATTTCAGGTTCACTTAAAAATTCCAGGTTCATTTATTTACCGGACTATAACATACTGATTTGTTATGTTATTGATATTTGCAGGGACATCAGTGAAGGCTTGCTTAAAGGGTCTTGAGACATGGAATAATGAAACCATAGTGTTAGAGGTAAATAAATACTATAAATTTCAATAgtttatgtaatattttttataagtatacttgaatttaatttgtatacacaGTTAGTATAAAATTATCTATATTTTAGGaggttttaaaaaatttgaaaataagaaaatgttattgttattaatcaaaataatactaatgacATTGACTACCCTTAATTGGGAACGAGGGGATTTAAACTTTATCCATCGAAGTTAGTATAATGTTAGACTTTTACCATTGAACTAGTAGACATATGTTTTAAAAACTAACACAATAAAGTGGAAAAATTAAGTGATTCGattatatatgcatgtgtgCAAAAGTTTTATTGTAGGCATAAAATTTATTTGCTAATTACATTTCTAATCCTTGATTTTTCTTTATCAATATATCATTTGGAATAACAGGAGGCTGTCAAGCATTTGGAGTCTACTGGTGAgtgtattatatttttattggttttcaATGAAACCACTCAACATGCATGGTCAGCTGGtcacaaagaaacaaaatcaatgACAATAGATATCTACCGGTtacttttttagattcatcgaaAAACCaatatatctatttatttataggccagatacattgatttttcaatgaatctaaaaaataacttttgcttataaataaggctgaagggagtataatttatttattttctttgacaaaGATATCtataaaaattgtgtttttctttcAGCCAGTAGCAGTGAAGAAGTTGAATACAATTACAAACGGCTTCCTAGTTGTCCGGATGATGAGACTCGAAAGGAAATTACGCAAGTAGGCAtattttaatattgttttatCTTAATGTAATCCCATTAACCACTAATTAGATATAATACTAAATGCAACTATTTTCCAaaacaattaataataaaagtaCTACTTATACGTAACTATGCATGTAGATAAAATATGGCTAAGTTTTATTAGTGTCATTAGTCCAATCCTTACAATTTACAACCAAATGAAATCTTTCTTTCCCTCTTTTATTGGAAGATGGGTGAATTTTATGAGCTTTTTGAAATGGATGCACATGTAGGAGCAAAAGAGCTTGACTTGGAGTATACTAAGGTTAGTATGATTTGTGAGTTTCCATTGCGATTAAAATTTTGCTCAGACTTTCTAATATTCCTGGCTCCGTCACTACATGTAGGTAAACCAGGGGACAATTCTCAGCAATATTCGTTGGAAGGAATTTggatttctttgttttgtttggtttgcAGTCCTTCTCTTACAGATTGCCAAGGTAAATTTTGGATCAAGATTTTTTCTTTGGTCGGAATACCTTAAATTCACACAGGCGGTACATCGATGACAGTTGGATTAAGACTGAGTGTGTtagatctgctaaaaaatagagAATTGGATTGAACAACTTTTTGTTATACcctatttgatttaaaaactgATTATAGGACTGGACAAAGTAGATAATATGGAATAGGACAAAAACAAGTTTTTTGTCCCTCATTGAACCACATGACAATATTTTGTCTatagtacaactataaaaaatacaacaatatccattttattttcgaatgtaaaaaatattatccCTCCGATAGAGTTTTGTCTTCTCTTATACTATCTTGTTTATTCATGTATTGTTTTGTCCATTATTTAGTATTTACTTTTTTACAAATCAAATACACCCTAAACGGCTATATTTTAAGTTTggtattttagatttttaaaaaataaaacaaaatcagcATATTTTGTGAATAATCCGATTTGAATCCAACGGTCACACCAATGCATTGATCGGATGAACGCAGTGATATCCAAACTACGGGTGAAATGGTTAGCTCAACTGGTTGAGTTAGTTGAGTTAAGGGTTAAGGAGTTGAAGGTTTGGGATTCGAATCCTAACAAGGAGAAAAACTATGGCCAATGCAACCTTTTCATGCATTCTCTCCTTTCTTTTCCTGGTACATTCATATGAAATAATTATTACTTAAAAAGATTCATTCATTTCTCAACAGAATTATACAACTACATGTTCAATCACATACTGGATACTTACTTTGTTACAGGTAATTTTATACACTTTCTCTTTGTGTCAAACAATTTGACTTAATTTGATCCATACTATGGAAAACTAACAATTACTTACACTCTTAGGAATTAAATTTGTGTTTTATAGATACCAGTGACCGTAGGGGTTTCAATGTACCAAGCAATAGGCCTATATCAAGGGAAGAAGATTACAGTTTCAAAACAAGATCATGGCACACATTGGCCATTGCACCTTCTAATTCTATCACTTTCCTGTTCCTTGCTAGCTGGAATTTTGGGTGGACTTCTTGGTGTTGGTGGTGGATTTGTCATGGGTCCTTTGTTTATCGAACTCGGAATTGCTCCTCAGGTATCTTCTAGTAGTATTAATATTTCTGATTGAAGGTGTATTCGGTGTCCGaacaaaaatatgtatatatatatatatatatatatatatatatatttatatatatatatatatatatatatatatatatatttatttattaaatatgaaaattttgggACGAACCGTAGCCCTCCCAGTCGGCCCTAAGGGCGCTCCTTCCTATATTGTATATCATTGCATAAATTGATCAAAATATAGTTATTTAATGTTTCATAACCTTGCAGGTAGCAAGTGCCACAGCCACATTAGGAATGACATTTACAGCATCAATATCAGTTGCACAATATTTCCTCTTGAATCGTTTTCCGGTTCCTTAtggtaaaattataatttatgttttacATTTTTACAAACATAGTCATAAAAGTCAAGTGTATACTTTTCAACTAATACATATCTTTCATCTCAAATTGCAGCTCTCTACCTTACTATTGTGGCTACAATTGCTGCATACATAGGACAGAAAATCATTGATAAGCTTGTCAATATCTTTCAAAGAGCTTCCTTGATTATCTTTGTCTTATCCTTCACAGTTCTTGTAAGTGCCATTGCACTAGGTGAGTACTAATGCTTATATTATAACAATTATTTGTGGACATAAGTAGTTGATGTGTACGCAATTGCGAAAGAGGCctccacaaattttttaaaaaatttcgtAGAAGTTTACGTGCATTTAATTGATGTGACTAAAATTGCAGTTGCGATGTGATTGCAAAGACCTCCAAAATTTTTATAGCAAACCGTTGCGGACTGCGATTTAAAGTTTTTAACTATGGCTGATTAGTTCTAGCTTTGTTTACAACATATCTTTCACTTGTATGATTTATTTTCACTAAAGTTTCATTTGTATATGATTGTGTATAGGTGGAGTAGGAATATCACATATGATTGAGAAGATTCAGAGGCATGAATACATGGGATTTGAGGACCTTTGCTACTAAGTTATGGCGTTATTGTTTGCCTTGGCCACACCCGGAGAGCACTGTTTATATTTGTTCTGTCATACTCATTGCAAAGCTTAAATTATTAAATGGAGATTACATATTTACATTTGTCAGTCGTTAAGTCTTAGCTCAACTGATAAATAATGCCAAAATTACTAGATCGGACGTCATGATGAGAGTTTGAACCTCGATTCATCTACTTAGTGAAGGGACGAGTTATCTTTATCGTGTTTTTAAGTAGTGTATTGATCAAAATTTCACTATTTAAGGTGAATAGAATAAGTGAAgaattgttgtaaaaaaaaaagaataactgAAGAATTTGTTAGTTGAGATTTGATTGGGGTTTGAACCCGGCTCCTCTATTTGTATGTGAATTTTTAATGGTTATTATCATTTTGTCTATAAACtaaaaagaagaaaggaaaaaaatttggaaaatcacATATTTGTCCTATGTTTGCCATCACAGTGATAATATATCAGAATTACGGTGATCCACCGTGATTTTGCAGAAGCTACATAGTGTAGCTTTTGACAAATAACAACAATGGAGCTTTATGTTACTTAAACACTCTTAgttttggtttacaatggagCCGAAGATCGAACCTAGGACATCTAACATATTCCTACttatatcatatttatttaacgGGCGGAGAcgaatatcatattatttgtcaCATATCCCTGCTCATTATGCATAAATTATTaattgtgtattttgttttttttttcatgatatTGATACGAACTTTCTACTTTCTTTAGTGATGACTAATCTTCATCGAGGAATAATTGGGATATACAAGGTGGATTCTCCCCCTCCCAACTGAATTTTCTTCATACTCATGAACCAAAAACCGACCTCTAACGGTCTAACTACATGCTTAAGGGGACCAAAATCTTACAACCAATTCATTATTGGTAATTGTACACATCGGTTAGTCtcattagtttttaaaaataaaaatcaagaattgaaccaaacacaatttggttttattttccttcaaaaaaaaaaaaacaatttggttttatttttgaaCTGAACTgaaacaaatagtttttttttttatcgtttttgtttgaatttttccGGTTTGGTCAATTTTGTCTGAAAGGGCTAAAATTTTATTCCGCAATAAATGAAACAAATGTTAATAGaatgattaaattaaaaaatatttgataaaaataaagattaatTTGTCTCATAAGTTTAAGCTCAACTAACAAAATTGTCGAAATTATTAGACCGGGCGTCGTGACCCGAGTTCTCACAATTatttgtgagtttaatttcaatagattaccacttcatctaagacaaaaaaaacaaagagtaattttttttggacaaaaacaaagactaatttaaaatattaaaaaaatatttaaacaatatattaaataacTCTGAGACCTATTTTAAGACTAAATTTTACAAGTGGTCCTTAGTTCGATCCCTGACCAGTGCTATGAAGAAGCATTTATTGAGAGAAGTTGACTCTTTAAATAGATCTCAGTTACTTCGAGAGAATTAGTTGTGCGCAAAAGATATCTTTAGTTTACCTAAAAAAAAGTGCTTACTCCGTTtcaatttataagcaaaaaaaaaaattaaattttttactgCAAATTATAACCAAAAAATATCAAAGTTTATGATCTTCAAAAGTTATTTTTAGGTTGcgtttggcctgacttttttTCAACCTGAAAGTTACTTTTAGCTTAAAGTTAAAAAATCCTATATATTAACAATGCAAACCCATTCGTCGAGAACTATTTCAGCCAAAAATCATCCAGTTTTCAAAATACTGAACTCTCCTTGATTGGGCCACTGTTTGTTTAGAAAAAATAGGGTTTTTACTATTAGATTGTACCTCAAAATTCTCATCAATGGAtacatctctctctttctctagaCTCCTCTCTTCTTCCACCACCACATCACTCTTATctcccaaaaccaaaaccctctcttccaattttaccctcccCCTCAAACTCAACCGTTTCAACCCAAAACCTCTCCGATTTTCCACTTCATCCAAAATCTCCGCCACCATCTCCGTCGGCGACAAACTTCCCGAATCCACCTTCTCATACCTCGACCCCGCCGGCGAAGTCCAAACCATAACAGTTTCCGACCTAACAAAAGGCAAAAAAGTCGTTCTCTTCGCCGTTCCAGGAGCTTTCACACCAACATGCTCACAGAAACACTGCCAGCTTATCATGTGCGATTGTTCCAGCTTAATAGGGTGTTTTAGATTCGTTTTTCAAAAGCTTTGCGCGCGTAAATTGATTCTGATTATGGGAATACTATGCGGCTTTGTTTCTAGCAATTGGGTAAGAATATATTCTGATTCTTCTTTTCTCTATAATCATTTGAATAAGACTATTCTCAACAGTGTGTTATTGTTTGTGATTCTCACTTATAAATATCcataatttcttttcttcttccattGCATTTGAGGCTGAATCAGTCATCCAATTTGATTTCGAAATGGCAACCCAATTTGACATGTTGTGCGATGTTCTTCCTGGGCATAATTCATGGAAGTTCAAAGTTCGTGTCCTCCGTATGTGggcaatttcttcttttatgaAGCCTAATGAGTTGAACTCTATGGAAATGGTGCTGATAGATGAGAAGGTTTGTTCGTAATATTTGGTTTGTTTGCTAATTCATAGAATTGATTATTgtgtatgattattttttttttggttttgttttgatatGTTTCTCGTGTTCTTGGTGATGGTTGATCTATAAATAACGAAACTTTGAATAATACACAGGGAGGTAAGATTCATGCCTTGATAAGGAAAGAATTGGTTTACCTATTCCAGAATAAATTAAAGGAAGGGGAAGTTTATAAGCTATCAAACTTTGATGTTGTTCCAGTCGTTGGATTTTATCGTACAACTCTGCATCCTTACAAATTGATTTTTCGATCGAATACCAAAGTTCAGAATTTTGCGAGTTCTGATATTCCTATTTTGGGATTTTCTTTCACCGATCTTGCTGAAGTGGCTAGCTACTCTGTTAACTATGATTACCTAATAGGtaattttgatttgaagaaccttacaaattttgtaattttcatCGATTAATGGTCATTGTGTATCaagttatttgtttcttatgtcATTGTGTAGAATCATATATTCATAGATGAGATTATTCACACCAAGGTAACGTGTGCAAACCTTACTCCACAAACCTTACTCCATTTCAATGTCTTCTTCCTCAAATAATCCCACAAACCTTACTCCACTCCAAATGTTAGATCTATGGAAACTTAAAATTCCTAGCAAAATCTATAACCACACAATTAGTGCAGAAACTACTAAAGTGTCTGCAAATAGTTCCGATGAAAAAGCAATAACAATAGAACTTCATGTACAAGGATTCTATAAGCTTTTTGTTCAGCCTTTGGCTGGACTTCAACCTATACCAACCGAAAGTGATTTTATTGTATCTCCTATCTATAAATACAGTTTCAAGATTCCTCTTTTCTATCTCTctattttatctttcattttatcTCGAAGGTTGGCCAATTTACCCATTAGCAAGGATTTAGCTAATTATATTGAACCCTATATTGTTGAAAATTGCATTTCAATGGGACAACAATTTGGAGAGAAAGAATTTaagattgttttttatattgagGTCGTTGAAATAGATCTGGCAGATTGTGAAGATTGCGATGATTATCGTAGACGCGGTATCGTTTGATTGATATTAATGATTAATTGTTGATGGTTTTCTAGGTCTtggtatttttctttaatatatggtatgtaattttattaagtCGTGGAATGCCCTTATTCCTGATGATGAATATTAATTGGTTTGTAATTTACTTATAGTTAGAATTGAAATTTATCTATTTGGGTTGGTCTGTGCAGATAATAATTGTATCATTACTTTGTgatcaaatattcaaatgtgCTAAAGTGATTCAAAAAGAAGCTAAAGGATTAAGAATATATTGGTCATCATATCTACGATCATGTGCAAGACCTCCATTcaagataaatatatattatgaaatacttTGTTTGTGATAAATCTCATGTCTCTGATGTGTTTTATCGACAAAG from Trifolium pratense cultivar HEN17-A07 linkage group LG1, ARS_RC_1.1, whole genome shotgun sequence includes these protein-coding regions:
- the LOC123902871 gene encoding sulfite exporter TauE/SafE family protein 3-like encodes the protein MMRNVVLFSFILLFVLLIIFCANRTFKNEESSSSSWLMNEAQSFYHHVKANSHSGYEHIWPDMEFGWKIIVGTLIGIFGASFGSVGGVGGGGIFVPMLILIIGFDAKSAAAISKCMITGAAISTVFFNLKLRHPTLDIPMIDYDLVLLNQPVIILGISIGVLLSVVFADWMITVLLIIIFIGTSVKACLKGLETWNNETIVLEEAVKHLESTASSSEEVEYNYKRLPSCPDDETRKEITQMGEFYELFEMDAHVGAKELDLEYTKVNQGTILSNIRWKEFGFLCFVWFAVLLLQIAKNYTTTCSITYWILTLLQIPVTVGVSMYQAIGLYQGKKITVSKQDHGTHWPLHLLILSLSCSLLAGILGGLLGVGGGFVMGPLFIELGIAPQVASATATLGMTFTASISVAQYFLLNRFPVPYALYLTIVATIAAYIGQKIIDKLVNIFQRASLIIFVLSFTVLVSAIALGGVGISHMIEKIQRHEYMGFEDLCY
- the LOC123902873 gene encoding replication factor A protein 1-like — translated: MATQFDMLCDVLPGHNSWKFKVRVLRMWAISSFMKPNELNSMEMVLIDEKGGKIHALIRKELVYLFQNKLKEGEVYKLSNFDVVPVVGFYRTTLHPYKLIFRSNTKVQNFASSDIPILGFSFTDLAEVASYSVNYDYLIGNFDLKNLTNFVIFID